A stretch of Pseudoprevotella muciniphila DNA encodes these proteins:
- a CDS encoding MBOAT family O-acyltransferase: MYNENSPLLFNSGLFLFLFAAFAGIYALLKNKTSARLFFVICFSYYFYYKSSGFYFFLLAVVSLSDFIIGSFLGNVKRQTFRKMLVALSLIINLGLLCYFKYTNFLGEIFSNVFHDGKFQPYNIFLPVGISFFTFQSLSYTIDIYRQQIKPLINPLDYFFYVSFFPQLVAGPIVRAKDFIPQIRKPLYVSREMFGHGLYLIMSGLFKKAVISDYISINFVDRIFDNPTLYSGVENLFGVYGYALQIYCDFSGYSDMAIGIALLLGFTFPLNFNSPYKSASITEFWKRWHISLSSWLKDYVYISFGGNRKGKIRQYINLMLTMLIGGLWHGAMLKFILWGGIHGLGLVVHKIWMFITRQQKGGKNLPLWRRIPAIFITFHFVCICWVFFRADNMDKAFMVLSQIVTSFNAQVFVQMITGYWGVFVLMLIGYITHFMPIQLVAKVSRTIQLSPLFIQALLIVLITYIVIQIKTADVQPFIYFQF, encoded by the coding sequence ATGTATAATGAGAATAGTCCTCTACTTTTCAATAGTGGGTTATTTCTATTCTTATTTGCAGCGTTTGCAGGGATATATGCACTGCTAAAGAACAAAACTTCAGCAAGATTGTTTTTTGTTATTTGTTTCTCTTATTATTTTTATTACAAGTCAAGTGGATTCTATTTTTTCCTTTTGGCTGTAGTATCTTTATCTGATTTTATAATAGGTAGTTTTTTGGGCAATGTAAAGCGCCAAACTTTCCGCAAAATGCTTGTAGCATTAAGTTTGATTATAAACCTCGGTCTTTTGTGCTATTTCAAATACACAAATTTTCTTGGTGAAATTTTTTCAAATGTTTTCCATGATGGTAAATTTCAGCCCTACAACATATTCCTTCCTGTAGGAATATCTTTTTTCACCTTCCAGTCATTAAGTTATACTATTGATATCTATCGGCAACAAATCAAGCCTCTGATAAATCCTTTAGATTATTTCTTCTATGTATCATTTTTCCCTCAATTGGTAGCAGGCCCTATCGTTAGAGCGAAGGATTTTATCCCCCAAATACGTAAGCCACTATATGTTTCTCGTGAAATGTTTGGGCATGGTCTTTATCTTATAATGAGTGGACTTTTCAAAAAAGCAGTCATTAGTGACTATATCAGCATAAATTTTGTTGATAGAATTTTCGACAATCCTACGTTGTATAGCGGTGTGGAAAATTTATTTGGAGTTTACGGGTATGCACTTCAGATATATTGCGACTTTTCGGGCTATAGCGACATGGCTATTGGCATTGCTTTGCTCCTTGGTTTTACATTCCCTCTAAACTTTAATTCTCCATATAAATCAGCATCCATAACTGAATTTTGGAAAAGATGGCACATATCTTTGAGTTCTTGGCTGAAAGATTATGTATATATATCATTTGGGGGTAATCGGAAAGGTAAAATCAGGCAGTATATCAACCTAATGCTAACTATGCTTATTGGTGGTCTTTGGCACGGTGCCATGCTTAAGTTTATACTTTGGGGCGGCATACATGGATTAGGACTCGTTGTACATAAAATCTGGATGTTCATAACACGACAACAAAAAGGTGGAAAGAACCTTCCCTTATGGCGCCGAATTCCTGCGATATTCATTACGTTCCATTTTGTTTGTATTTGTTGGGTATTTTTCCGAGCGGACAATATGGACAAAGCCTTTATGGTGCTGTCACAAATCGTAACATCTTTCAATGCTCAAGTTTTTGTGCAAATGATTACTGGTTATTGGGGTGTTTTCGTTCTTATGCTAATAGGCTATATTACGCATTTTATGCCTATACAACTTGTAGCAAAGGTTAGCCGTACCATCCAACTATCGCCACTATTTATTCAGGCTCTCTTGATTGTACTAATTACTTACATTGTTATTCAGATTAAAACCGCTGATGTACAACCTTTTATCTACTTCCAATTCTAA
- a CDS encoding B3/B4 domain-containing protein — translation MKLIISDELTSRWPKLKVGVLTAKVKNSPTSSDLWREILNEVSCIRSKYDTTTIKLRPGIVATRNAYKATGKDPSRYRPSNEQLARRVIQGKELYSVDTLVDIGNLVSLRCGYSIGVLDSLKIVGDVVLGIGHHEEPYEGIGRGVLNIEGLPVYRDEQGGIATPTSDSMRTKISSETVNICVFFNGYDGDEGNIALAIQFMQSLLERYAEGRDFSSTIVK, via the coding sequence ATGAAATTAATAATATCAGATGAATTGACATCTCGTTGGCCTAAACTCAAAGTTGGTGTGCTGACTGCAAAAGTCAAGAATTCACCAACTTCATCAGATTTGTGGCGGGAAATATTGAACGAGGTGTCGTGCATTCGTTCAAAATATGATACGACAACCATCAAGTTGCGCCCTGGAATTGTAGCGACCCGAAATGCCTATAAGGCAACAGGAAAAGACCCAAGCCGTTATCGCCCTTCAAACGAACAACTGGCACGGCGCGTAATACAAGGCAAGGAACTTTATAGTGTTGACACACTCGTTGACATAGGTAATTTGGTGTCCCTGCGTTGCGGATATTCTATTGGTGTACTTGACTCTCTTAAGATTGTTGGTGATGTTGTGTTGGGAATCGGCCATCACGAGGAGCCATACGAAGGAATAGGTCGTGGCGTACTAAACATAGAGGGATTGCCTGTTTACAGGGATGAACAGGGTGGCATCGCAACTCCTACAAGCGACAGTATGCGAACAAAGATTTCTTCTGAAACAGTCAACATCTGTGTTTTCTTCAATGGTTATGATGGTGACGAAGGAAACATTGCTTTAGCCATCCAATTCATGCAGTCGCTATTAGAGAGATATGCCGAGGGAAGAGATTTTTCATCCACCATTGTGAAATAA